In one window of Haloimpatiens sp. FM7315 DNA:
- a CDS encoding ATP-binding protein, with protein MVEICISDDGNGFTEQVLFDPFSRKNICTKPGTGIGLSIINKIIAIHGGTLHLWNSENGGAKYHITLPKYS; from the coding sequence TTGTATTTCTGACGATGGCAATGGCTTTACAGAGCAGGTACTGTTTGATCCGTTTAGTCGTAAAAACATCTGTACAAAGCCAGGCACAGGGATAGGTCTTTCTATTATTAATAAAATTATAGCCATACATGGCGGTACATTGCATTTATGGAACAGTGAAAATGGTGGAGCAAAATATCATATTACATTGCCTAAATATTCGTAA
- a CDS encoding ATP-binding protein → MNKIKLSLSTRLILTTSIMLSLIILSGFGVVYYYSYQTYAKNFEDYVIDERTTQDYLNKGIKNEWVLGTTAHSIDLVKAIHGDHVAEILLKKAEKQVEASKFYREQIDGKYLYYRIKVDLKNGERIYKYSIIKDIYLEQIPNILRMVIILIISIFGLTYLLLKSTTKQLLNNIRKTTHCLNRVAAHDLNIKIDRDKIFNKDMAELVDSFENMQNKLKEQHELQESILQYISHEMKTPIMIINCYTESAKEGIYPKGQNKSLYDLILKQTERMSTKINELLLTTKVDTDFTSGTKKVVNLSEIFYNVYNNLNKLNPNIDKSIELNDNLFSEVYPQNIEVLFENLLINAFKYAKSNIRIRATTKEDNIVFNFFNDGDKISEKNLKNIFKPFVKGENGGTGLGLTICKKIVMMYNGDISCVSNNNYTVFIVTLPYTNKSS, encoded by the coding sequence ATGAATAAGATAAAATTATCATTATCAACAAGACTTATTTTAACAACATCAATTATGTTATCTTTAATTATATTAAGTGGTTTTGGAGTGGTTTATTATTATTCATATCAAACATATGCTAAAAATTTTGAAGATTATGTTATAGATGAACGTACAACTCAAGATTACTTAAATAAAGGCATAAAAAATGAGTGGGTACTTGGAACTACAGCCCATTCAATTGACTTAGTTAAAGCTATTCATGGTGACCATGTAGCTGAGATATTATTAAAAAAAGCTGAGAAACAAGTTGAAGCTTCAAAATTTTATCGTGAACAAATAGATGGTAAATATTTGTATTATCGTATAAAGGTTGATTTAAAAAATGGCGAAAGAATATATAAATATTCTATTATTAAAGATATCTATTTGGAACAAATTCCTAATATTTTAAGAATGGTAATTATTTTAATTATTTCAATCTTTGGATTAACTTATTTATTACTTAAAAGTACAACTAAACAATTATTAAATAATATTCGTAAAACTACTCACTGCCTTAATAGAGTTGCTGCTCATGACTTAAATATTAAAATCGATCGTGATAAAATTTTTAATAAAGATATGGCTGAATTAGTTGATTCATTTGAAAATATGCAGAATAAACTAAAAGAACAACATGAACTTCAAGAATCAATTCTACAATATATTTCTCATGAAATGAAAACTCCTATTATGATTATAAATTGTTATACTGAGTCGGCTAAAGAAGGAATATATCCTAAAGGTCAAAATAAATCACTCTATGATTTGATATTGAAACAAACAGAGCGAATGTCCACTAAAATAAATGAATTATTATTAACTACTAAAGTGGATACTGATTTCACTAGTGGAACTAAAAAAGTAGTTAATTTAAGTGAAATTTTTTACAATGTATATAATAATCTTAATAAATTAAATCCTAATATTGATAAATCAATTGAATTAAATGATAATTTATTTAGTGAAGTTTATCCTCAAAATATTGAAGTCTTATTTGAGAATCTACTTATTAATGCATTTAAATATGCTAAAAGTAATATTAGAATAAGAGCAACTACTAAAGAAGATAATATTGTTTTTAACTTTTTCAATGATGGTGATAAAATATCTGAAAAGAATTTAAAAAATATCTTTAAACCATTTGTAAAAGGAGAAAATGGTGGCACAGGTCTTGGATTAACAATTTGTAAAAAAATTGTCATGATGTACAATGGTGATATTTCATGTGTTAGTAATAATAACTATACTGTATTTATAGTTACTTTACCATATACGAATAAAAGCAGCTAA
- a CDS encoding response regulator transcription factor, with the protein MKNICILEDEKELNDILSFYLKENGYNVYSCLNLKEAYENIHNNINIWVIDLMLPDGSGFDLLKDIKTKLDTPVILISARSDSIDRVLGFEMGCDEYISKPFLPKELIYRIKNLSTKSINKEILVFKDFTIDIKKRTIKHNNEEVNTTSREYNLIMYFIENKGIALSREQIINQVWAENFIGNDRVVDNFIKKIRNKAPFLNIETIYGFGYRCNL; encoded by the coding sequence ATGAAAAATATATGCATATTAGAAGATGAAAAAGAATTAAATGATATTTTAAGTTTTTATCTAAAGGAAAATGGATATAATGTTTATTCTTGTTTAAATCTAAAAGAAGCATATGAAAATATCCATAATAATATTAATATTTGGGTAATAGATTTAATGCTTCCTGATGGTTCTGGTTTTGATTTGCTTAAAGATATAAAAACTAAATTAGATACTCCAGTTATATTAATATCTGCTAGAAGTGATAGTATAGATCGAGTATTAGGTTTTGAAATGGGATGTGATGAGTATATTTCAAAACCATTTTTACCTAAAGAATTAATATATAGAATTAAGAATTTATCTACTAAAAGTATTAATAAAGAAATTTTAGTATTTAAGGATTTCACTATTGATATTAAAAAACGAACAATTAAACATAATAATGAAGAAGTTAATACAACTTCTAGAGAATATAATTTAATAATGTATTTTATTGAGAACAAAGGAATTGCCTTGTCTAGAGAACAAATTATAAATCAAGTTTGGGCAGAAAATTTTATTGGAAATGATCGTGTTGTTGATAATTTTATCAAAAAAATTAGAAATAAAGCTCCATTTTTAAATATTGAAACAATATATGGATTTGGATATAGGTGCAATCTATGA
- a CDS encoding YfcC family protein: MPTAFTILFALIFVAAIFTYIIPAGTYDYADKIPVPGTYHLVKTNPQGLWDVFQAPIKGFKAALDVALFILILGGFLGIVFETKAIDSALGSILKKLNGKEKYLIPILMIFFAIGGTTYGMAEETIAFYPLIIPIVLAAGYDLVTVIMIIFLGSGVGVLGGLVDPFAVGIASELAGISIGEGIQFRLIALILGVSWAIIFTMRYAAKVKADPTKSITYDMNQKLIKKFNNFDSSQAIEITKKRKIVLIIFILTFVIMIISIIPWQYKFGINFFANLHASLIKIPVFKFFLGSMLPLGDWFFVEMSVLFLISSIIIAIFYRFPENKIIDLFMAGAKDLLSVALILGVARGISIILNDGMIIGTILHSGEMALTNVNKAVFAIGSYLLYIPLTFLIPSTSGLATASMPIIAPLADFAGVGREVVVMAFQSGAETMNFISPTQCVLVGALAITGVPYSRWLKAIRPFLLGIIVIVFIVLTLATYL, encoded by the coding sequence ATGCCAACAGCATTCACAATTTTATTTGCTTTAATCTTCGTTGCAGCAATTTTTACTTATATCATTCCAGCTGGTACTTATGATTATGCTGATAAAATTCCAGTTCCAGGAACTTACCATTTAGTAAAGACCAATCCACAAGGATTATGGGATGTATTCCAAGCTCCCATTAAAGGATTCAAAGCAGCTCTTGACGTAGCTTTATTTATTTTAATTTTAGGAGGATTCTTAGGAATTGTATTTGAAACTAAAGCTATTGATTCAGCTCTAGGTTCCATTTTAAAGAAATTGAATGGAAAAGAAAAGTATCTAATTCCAATTTTAATGATTTTCTTTGCAATTGGTGGTACAACTTATGGAATGGCAGAAGAAACAATTGCCTTTTATCCATTAATTATCCCAATTGTATTAGCAGCAGGTTATGATTTAGTAACTGTAATTATGATCATTTTCTTAGGTTCTGGTGTTGGCGTACTTGGAGGATTAGTAGATCCATTTGCAGTAGGAATTGCATCAGAATTAGCAGGAATATCAATTGGTGAAGGAATTCAATTTAGATTGATTGCTTTAATATTAGGTGTTTCGTGGGCAATTATATTTACAATGCGTTATGCAGCTAAAGTTAAAGCCGATCCAACTAAATCAATCACATATGATATGAACCAAAAATTAATTAAGAAATTTAATAATTTTGATTCTAGTCAAGCTATTGAAATTACAAAGAAAAGAAAAATTGTATTAATTATCTTCATATTAACATTTGTAATTATGATTATATCTATTATTCCATGGCAATATAAATTTGGAATTAATTTCTTTGCAAATTTACATGCATCTCTAATTAAAATACCTGTATTTAAATTTTTTCTAGGATCAATGTTACCACTTGGAGATTGGTTCTTTGTCGAAATGTCAGTATTATTCTTAATTTCATCAATTATTATAGCAATATTCTATCGTTTTCCTGAAAATAAAATTATTGATTTATTCATGGCTGGAGCTAAAGATTTATTATCTGTAGCATTAATTCTTGGTGTAGCTAGAGGTATCTCAATTATCTTAAATGATGGGATGATTATAGGTACAATATTACATTCTGGTGAAATGGCATTAACTAATGTTAATAAAGCAGTCTTTGCAATTGGATCATATCTCTTATATATACCTTTAACATTCTTAATTCCATCAACTTCAGGTTTAGCTACAGCATCAATGCCAATTATTGCCCCATTAGCTGACTTTGCAGGAGTTGGTAGAGAAGTAGTCGTTATGGCTTTTCAATCTGGTGCTGAAACAATGAATTTCATATCACCAACACAATGTGTATTAGTGGGTGCCTTAGCAATTACAGGTGTTCCATATTCACGCTGGTTAAAAGCAATTAGACCATTCTTATTAGGTATAATTGTTATTGTATTTATAGTTCTTACATTAGCAACATATTTATAA
- a CDS encoding NAD/NADP octopine/nopaline dehydrogenase family protein has protein sequence MKKVTVIGAGNGGMTAAYHFAKKGYEVCLYDFKKFDTQIKAIEANGGIEALEEAHGCKMILPGFEKNIHATTDEKTAAEFANMMVMVCPSFAQEILFSGLLEYIKDGQEIVIMPGNYGGLVLSKLVNEKRPELDLTFIDAISIPWATRIEKPGVLTIMGIKEFIPMSIFPKSKANQSLVNRLNDVMPIPVEILANPLIAGLENINFGGHPLITTVNIGLLENFDGNFNYYHDCCSHATANACKILDKERLAVGESFGYKLRTELEAMNALYASNYETVYDFNRASVTHGKVNKGPNSSKARYITEDIPYLFVPCYEFAKLAGIKTPIIESIINLANAYNETNYYESGRTLEKMGLNGLTIDEIKKRLS, from the coding sequence ATGAAAAAAGTAACTGTAATCGGAGCTGGTAATGGTGGTATGACTGCCGCTTATCATTTCGCTAAAAAAGGATATGAAGTATGTTTATATGATTTTAAAAAATTTGATACTCAAATTAAAGCCATTGAAGCTAATGGTGGTATTGAAGCTTTAGAAGAAGCTCATGGATGTAAAATGATACTTCCGGGTTTTGAGAAAAATATTCATGCTACTACAGATGAGAAAACAGCAGCTGAATTTGCTAATATGATGGTTATGGTATGTCCATCATTTGCCCAAGAAATCTTATTTAGTGGATTACTTGAATATATTAAAGATGGTCAAGAAATCGTTATAATGCCAGGTAATTATGGTGGTTTAGTATTATCTAAATTAGTTAACGAAAAAAGACCTGAATTAGATCTAACGTTTATAGATGCAATTTCAATTCCATGGGCAACAAGGATTGAAAAACCAGGTGTACTAACAATCATGGGAATTAAAGAATTTATTCCAATGTCAATATTCCCTAAATCAAAAGCTAATCAAAGTTTGGTAAATCGTTTAAACGATGTCATGCCAATACCTGTAGAAATATTGGCTAATCCATTAATTGCTGGATTAGAAAACATTAACTTTGGTGGTCATCCTTTAATAACAACAGTTAACATTGGTCTATTAGAAAACTTTGATGGAAACTTTAATTATTACCATGATTGTTGCTCTCATGCTACTGCTAATGCATGTAAAATCTTAGATAAAGAAAGATTAGCAGTTGGTGAATCTTTTGGATATAAATTAAGAACCGAATTAGAAGCAATGAATGCTTTATATGCATCTAATTATGAAACCGTTTATGATTTCAATCGTGCTAGTGTTACACATGGAAAAGTCAACAAAGGACCTAACTCTTCTAAAGCACGTTACATTACAGAAGATATTCCATACTTATTTGTACCTTGTTATGAATTTGCAAAATTAGCTGGAATTAAAACTCCTATTATCGAATCCATTATCAATCTAGCTAATGCATATAACGAAACTAATTATTATGAATCAGGAAGAACACTTGAAAAAATGGGACTTAATGGTTTAACTATTGACGAAATTAAAAAGAGATTATCATAA
- a CDS encoding UPF0236 family transposase-like protein, producing the protein MWIIIYVAAGLESSYRKAGEKASYDDKISKQAVMDKVHSVDVIQPEIKKTEKRNIRILYVEADEDHVHLQNKNNNNAKKNMRNIAMPKLVYVHEGVDQDKSR; encoded by the coding sequence ATATGGATAATTATCTACGTAGCAGCGGGATTAGAAAGCAGTTATAGGAAAGCAGGTGAGAAGGCATCTTACGATGATAAAATAAGCAAACAAGCAGTTATGGATAAAGTACATAGTGTTGATGTAATTCAACCTGAAATTAAGAAAACTGAAAAAAGAAATATTAGAATATTGTATGTAGAAGCTGATGAAGATCATGTACATCTTCAAAATAAAAATAACAACAATGCTAAGAAAAATATGCGAAATATAGCTATGCCTAAATTAGTATATGTACATGAGGGTGTAGATCAAGATAAAAGCAGATAA
- a CDS encoding DMT family transporter — MKNNKNLGYLSVILSNIIIGLSFLFTKQAVSITNPYDTLAMRFSISFLIIFIAFIFKIIKINFKGKDIKKLIIISIFFPSGFFLLQSIGLQWINSSEAGIISALTPVLILILSIIFLKENVNIKQVLSVIISIFGVIFIFYMKGNVLSFNNIKGIAFIFLSCVCLSIASILSRKYSKEFTPIEICFFMQLFGFLAFFTVEIYKGFGISNIFSLFSNASFAIAIVYLAVPCTLNGKSTGLGLAITKELVEKKISSY, encoded by the coding sequence TTGAAAAATAATAAAAACTTAGGTTATTTATCAGTTATTTTAAGCAATATTATAATAGGACTTTCATTTTTATTTACAAAACAGGCAGTATCTATTACAAATCCATATGATACTTTAGCAATGAGATTTAGTATTTCTTTTTTAATTATTTTTATAGCATTTATATTTAAAATTATAAAAATAAATTTTAAAGGTAAAGATATTAAAAAACTTATTATTATATCTATATTTTTTCCAAGCGGATTTTTCCTTTTACAAAGTATAGGACTTCAGTGGATTAATTCTTCAGAAGCAGGTATCATAAGTGCTTTAACTCCAGTGCTTATTTTAATTTTAAGTATAATATTTTTAAAAGAAAATGTTAACATTAAACAGGTCTTATCTGTTATTATTTCTATATTTGGAGTTATATTTATTTTTTATATGAAAGGAAATGTTCTTAGCTTTAATAACATAAAAGGTATTGCCTTTATATTTTTATCCTGTGTATGTTTATCTATAGCTAGTATATTATCTAGAAAGTACTCTAAAGAATTTACCCCAATTGAAATATGCTTTTTCATGCAGTTATTTGGATTCCTTGCTTTTTTTACAGTAGAAATCTATAAAGGCTTTGGAATTAGCAATATTTTTAGCTTGTTTTCTAATGCATCTTTTGCTATAGCGATAGTATATTTAGCTGTTCCGTGTACTTTAAATGGGAAAAGTACAGGACTTGGTCTTGCTATAACAAAAGAACTTGTTGAAAAGAAGATATCATCCTACTAA
- a CDS encoding DUF4352 domain-containing protein has translation MKHKIITIILALIVLGGLASSLNTTEPTKVGETSSKNSSSNKSTTSKTKTFKVGDVVQLKDFKITVNKVYTVSGNEFAKPKDGNEFIAVDCTVENISKEEQAVSSLIMFKVVDKDGRACEYSMTGQTAANAGQMDGKVGVGRKMTGVYVVEVPKGTTGLELEFDSSLLSNGQVVVTLN, from the coding sequence ATGAAGCATAAAATTATAACTATAATTTTAGCATTAATTGTTTTAGGTGGTCTTGCTTCATCTCTAAACACTACCGAACCAACTAAAGTAGGAGAAACTTCTAGTAAAAATAGTAGTTCTAATAAATCAACTACTAGCAAGACAAAAACATTTAAAGTTGGAGATGTAGTACAATTAAAAGATTTTAAAATAACTGTTAACAAAGTTTATACTGTTTCTGGCAATGAATTTGCTAAACCTAAAGATGGAAATGAATTTATTGCTGTTGATTGCACTGTGGAAAACATATCTAAAGAAGAACAAGCTGTTTCTTCTTTAATAATGTTTAAAGTAGTAGATAAAGATGGAAGAGCCTGCGAATATTCAATGACAGGACAAACTGCAGCAAATGCAGGACAAATGGATGGCAAGGTTGGAGTAGGAAGAAAAATGACGGGAGTATATGTTGTTGAAGTACCTAAGGGTACAACAGGATTAGAACTAGAATTTGATAGTTCCTTACTTTCTAATGGTCAAGTAGTTGTTACTCTTAACTAA
- a CDS encoding PhnE/PtxC family ABC transporter permease — translation MCCYNIKHSLFNHIIWSNNFNFLSIFCMGVIEALKASGANWGHIMFQAILPSTVIYLIAWTFMRFEINFINAVAMGAATGEGGIGYEFFMAGAFYYNMQEVGIISYLILAFAMTMEFSSIRLKSRI, via the coding sequence TTGTGTTGTTACAACATTAAGCATAGCCTTTTTAACCACATTATTTGGAGCAATAATTTCAATTTTCTTAGCATTTTTTGCATGGGGGTTATTGAAGCTTTAAAAGCAAGTGGTGCAAATTGGGGACATATTATGTTTCAAGCAATACTTCCATCTACAGTTATTTATTTAATAGCATGGACTTTTATGAGGTTTGAAATTAATTTTATAAATGCTGTTGCTATGGGAGCAGCTACAGGTGAGGGAGGAATTGGTTACGAATTTTTTATGGCTGGAGCTTTTTATTATAATATGCAGGAAGTAGGAATAATATCTTACTTAATACTAGCTTTTGCCATGACCATGGAATTTTCATCTATTAGATTAAAAAGTAGAATATAA
- a CDS encoding prolyl-tRNA synthetase associated domain-containing protein, with translation MTEGEQRLYDIFNMLKIEYVRYEHKPVCTIEEANQLDIYIEGKQCKNLFLRDRKGSIFYLVIVDEKKQVDLKRLAEKMGCKSLSFASEEKLYNYLALKPGAVSPFGLINDINKAVQVIIDKDLVGSSSINFHPNVNTATINISYKNFEKFLEWCGNKCTVI, from the coding sequence ATTACAGAAGGTGAACAAAGACTATATGATATTTTTAATATGTTAAAAATTGAGTATGTTAGGTATGAACATAAACCAGTATGTACCATTGAAGAAGCAAATCAACTGGATATATACATAGAAGGTAAGCAGTGCAAAAATCTTTTTCTACGTGACAGAAAGGGTAGTATCTTTTATCTCGTAATTGTAGATGAGAAAAAGCAGGTAGATTTAAAACGTTTAGCTGAAAAAATGGGATGTAAATCCCTATCTTTTGCCTCAGAAGAAAAATTATATAATTATTTAGCACTTAAACCGGGTGCAGTTAGTCCTTTTGGTTTAATAAATGATATTAATAAAGCTGTTCAGGTCATAATAGATAAAGATTTAGTTGGTTCAAGTAGCATTAATTTTCACCCTAATGTCAACACTGCAACAATTAATATTTCATACAAAAACTTTGAAAAGTTTTTAGAATGGTGTGGAAATAAGTGCACTGTTATATAA
- a CDS encoding ferritin-like domain-containing protein yields MPRSENYMMYNPQLQEALEWVKEAVQGEREDELFYDYLISVAPTREEKEIIASIRDDERRHNRLFRKIYKDFTGMEVPSSGEETFEMPRSYIDGIKKALFGELKAVEKYRAIRRALPMGPYRDVLFDIITDEIKHSSKYNYLFTLNSSMNFPDMNRSAMQQDTANFTPDDWVRYITPLVTRALAEAKEGINPEHLYQEFILSGVLVGLGKTPQEAIEQVEQWERDGTSQLLAKSKMARGYNF; encoded by the coding sequence ATGCCAAGATCAGAGAATTATATGATGTATAATCCTCAATTACAAGAGGCACTTGAATGGGTAAAAGAAGCAGTTCAAGGCGAAAGAGAAGATGAACTTTTTTATGATTATCTTATTAGTGTAGCACCAACTAGAGAAGAAAAGGAAATAATAGCATCTATCAGAGATGACGAACGCAGACATAATAGATTATTTAGAAAAATTTATAAAGACTTTACAGGTATGGAAGTGCCTTCTAGTGGTGAAGAAACCTTTGAAATGCCAAGGTCTTATATAGATGGCATTAAAAAAGCTTTATTTGGAGAGTTAAAGGCAGTAGAAAAATATAGAGCTATTAGAAGAGCTCTGCCAATGGGGCCATACAGAGATGTATTATTCGATATAATTACAGATGAAATAAAACATTCTTCAAAATACAATTATCTGTTTACCTTAAACAGTAGTATGAATTTTCCAGATATGAATAGAAGTGCAATGCAACAGGATACAGCTAATTTTACTCCAGATGACTGGGTTAGATATATAACTCCATTAGTAACTCGTGCTTTAGCAGAAGCTAAAGAAGGGATTAATCCAGAACATTTATATCAGGAATTTATACTATCAGGAGTGCTTGTTGGCCTAGGAAAGACCCCTCAGGAGGCTATTGAACAAGTTGAGCAGTGGGAAAGGGATGGTACATCACAGCTGCTTGCAAAGAGTAAAATGGCAAGAGGTTACAATTTTTAG